The following is a genomic window from Mus pahari chromosome 1, PAHARI_EIJ_v1.1, whole genome shotgun sequence.
TGAACTGTAGCTCttgtgaaaataaagtaaaagcaaGAGCTGAAACACCTGTAGGCTACCGGAAGACTGGAGGTAAATCTCAGTGAGAAGGATGAAGGTGACCATGTGAGCACAGCATTGGCCACACTATCAGTGAGcagtgccatggtgtgtgtgattctgtgtgCAATACACATTGACATTTATTTGTAACAGAGGAAATGGATTCCCATGGAACACAATTATGGAAGCAATATTGAAAGAAAAGGTTGGACAGCTAtgaagttaagagcatttatttttagtaaaCAAAAGCATTTACACATTgtgaaaacaaccaaaaaccggCAGTTCTGCAATCTAGTCATTCCATTTCTTAAAACATAATGCAGTAGTTTTGAAGTAAAccaatatatattctttattatgtTAAACAGCATCTTACTCTGTATATAAGGGTGGTTTCAAATACAGAGCAATCTTCCTACCACAACTTCCCAGATGCAGGATGGCAGGTATGAGCTCCCATGCAAGGTTCTGATGCACGATCTTAATGATCATTTAATTTAGTCACAGTGATAAGGTCTCCCAAATAAATAAGACACCATACTGGACTGCCAGTCACATGCCTGAAACAATGTAAATCCTTagtaataacttttatttatgttttacaaTACACCAAAAGATAAATGTACTATTGCCATTATTACTAAAAATAATATGAATCACCTTATTCATATTCATTTGGGGTCCTTATTGTGACTAAAGTAAGTGATCactaagaatacacacacacctccataaAAATGCTGGAATTGTCAGGTCATTAAAATAGTTATCTAGGGTCTAGTAATAAGACTTCAGGAAAGCTaacccttgttttttttttcccatggtttCATGGGACACTATAACACAGCATGTATCTCACAGTAATTAACAGAATAAACGCTGATATAATTCACTGGATGCTCTATCCTTACCGAGtttcttttcatgaaaaaaattatatttgtacattttgtgtttgtgtacatgtctgGGCCTCTACATGCTGCAACATACGTGTGGAAGTTacgtgcagggaattgaactcaagtgcCCAGGCTTGTTGACAAGCACTATTCCCCACTGGTGCATTTCTCATACTGGCTTGAGGCGGAGTACGAAAATAAGCACATCCGTTAAGTGTGCTAGTCATGCTGCACTGCTGACACATTTGGAACCATGACTGGAGCTCAGATACACTGGACACAGtgcctactttctttctttttttcattccccctccctcctctctaaCATGATTTAGACTATCAATGCTCTTTCAAAATATGGAATGCTTCATAAATTCACGTCACACATGAGCAGGGGCCATATTAACATTCCCTGATCATTCTACTTTGGGCACACATGATGCCTGAGTGAGAACACAGTGTGCCTCATTGTGATGCTTCTTCAATTTTTGATGAAGATGCATCCTGGTAAAACTGGCTTACAGCTAAGGGTACATTTCTTAACCACAGATCCCTACATATAATTTTCAGAATGAATAGACAAGTTGTCGAAGAACTTTCTTTAATCTTTCCTTGATGAGCAGGATGAAGTTATCGCGACCTGACAGAGCTGAGGTAAggggctcagtggtggagcacctCCTCACCATGCACAAGGCTTTGGCTTCCATCTCTGGCGTGAAGAATAAGAGAAGAACTTTGCAGCAGTGTTATCTTACATAGTGAGCACTCAGGCATTTGTCCTTGACTAAATGGGAAGTGATTTACTATTTtcacctaaaacaaacaaacaaacaaaaaaaccaaaaaaaaaaaaaaaaacccaccaccaacaaaacaaaactgaaagaagctaagaagaATCTGACCCAGAGAAATGAATATATCCTGTTTACCAATGAAAGACATTCACACAGAAAGACTtgagacaggagagacagagagagagagagagacagagagagagacagagagagagagagacagagagagagacagagagagagacagagagagagacagagaaaaaatgGTACTGATGAACTCAGGCATATGACATACATATCAGAGCCAGAGACCCTGCACATAAACAGGCAAATGTTAAGAGTCTGGCCAGCATATTGTCATTGGCTCTGAACTTCCCGTGggattaaaatatggaaaaactCTATCAGGAAAGGAAGCTGTACAGAATCTGTAGATAAGAGTTCCATTGTTGGAAATATTGTAAAACGAAAGAGTACCAGCTGCATAGTCAAGGAAAACACCAATACGACAGGGCGGGACCATCAGAGACAGGGTCAAGACCCTGGGCTTGTCTGTGAAAGGACACTCCTCAAAAGCACTATACACTGACTTTCCCCAAAGCCCTATAACCCAGAAGCCATATTTTGGTTGATAATGTGAATCATTCCTAATCCCCCTACGAAATAAATGGTCTCTTTCAGCATTTGAACGAAATATTGGATTGAAGAGGTAGCTTCCATCACTTAACCCCAGAACCCAAGCACCTTTTCCAGACACATCTACTTCCCAGTAATGTTTTCCTGATTGGATAGCTGGGTGTCCCAGGACACCTTCATGAGAGTTTTCACACCCATGTTCAAGATTTCTTGCTTGATGGTCTTCATATCGTATTTGTCTTTTGTCGGCAGTAATGGCAATGTTTGGATTGTTGTTTTGAACCAGCGTCACTTGAACTGCACAAAACAGGACTGCATGTCATGAGAAGGACAGGAAACAGCCTTATCTGTGATGTTATTAAtagaaaactaagaaggaagcATACAGGCACTGGAGAGAACTTTGTGCAGAAGTCACAGGAGAGGCAGAATATTGCAGGAGCATTACATACTTTGGGAGAAGCAACATGAGGCCTAACAGAAACATAAGCTCTGCAAGACAGTGAGAAGTGGGTAACTTACGACACTGTAATTTTTTCTTACCCCAGTAGCGTTGGGCCTCTGTGACCTCTGAAATGGGGTAAAAATTTACAATATTAAGTGTATGCAAAGGCACTGTAAAAAAGGCACTTTTCTTCTGTGGATCAGGGAAAGAGTTGGAAACCCTAGCAGGGTCCTTTAAAGATGAACAGTTATTTCCCATCTGAGATGGTCAAATCACCAGTAGTTGGTGGCTACTCTTCCATGTCCATATCTAGAAACCACTAGAATCCTGCACCCAACTCACGCATCATAGTTCTCCTCACCTTGAAGCACTTGCAGCATGCCTTGCAGATTCGGGGCTCGGAACACTCTTCTTTGTTCCCTGGGGATGGTTTTGGGCTTCTTCATCAAAAAAGTATGACTCCTAGGGATAAAAAGCAATTGACCTGCAATTCCTCCCAGTGACCCTTAACTACCACCGACTTCCTCTCCTTTCCAGCCACAGATGACCTGGAGCTCTTTCGAGGAAGCTGAAGAGGTAGAGAGATGGCAGATCACATCATGAATACAATCATGTCTCCTGCAAATTACTTTCAGTGAAGTGGTAGGAAGGCCTTATATTCTTAAAGCCATGGTTCTTGCCTTCTAAAATTAAATAGTTATTTTTCCCCCACTCTGACTGCTTGAGCTCACAAGAGATGATGAAGTAATAAATcttgaaacaaaccaaaactaatgCCTGAAAAAAGTGTGTGGAAAATATTCCCATGAATGTTAAGTGtgagaaatatatctttaaaagtctGATGTCTTCAAAACATTTAGCCAATATGGAGACTCACAAATAACATCTAATTTTTCAGGTTCTCTTGAAGAAATTCCAAACAGTTGGAAAAGATGAGACAACAAATTAAGACTAATATAATCACAATGTCTCAGGAAAATCTTGGTTGCCAGCTGGGTGTGCCCTCTGGACATAAGGATACCCTCTACCCACACTCCCATTGAGTATGGGAAAGAAAAGGATAGTTGATCAAACCTGCATCAAAAAGCATTATGTGCAGAGAGTCAAGGCAATTTTTGTAAATCTAAATACAACAACAGAGAAAAATTGAATGTCTTCTAGTCTCAGAATAAAATAGTGTGAACATATAGAAATTTTCCCAATGGACAATTCTGTGTATATTGCAGACATACAAGACACATCCTATCTACCCAAACCAAGGACCTGTTAAATCTAGATCCACAgccacatgcaggcacacagggTGAACTACAATGGAGTTAAGAGTACCCTAATTTTTAAATCCCTAACCCAACTACTGAGCTAAACTCTTCAATTCCCCACAACCCATCTCTCTACCATAGAATCTAATCTATTCTCAATAGTTGTAATATTGCTTTTTGATCAGAAACTCAGCACTTCATCTAAATTGCCCCAACCTGGGAGAAATTATGTTCAACTTGAAAACTAAATCATTCTTACCACATATAAAGACTGGCAGCCATACATACCGTTTTATGATGTTCTCCACACCCTAgatagaagcagagaaaacaggaaTTAAGACTTCTCAttaagatgggggaggggtaggtGAGAATCCTCACAACTGAAATTCTGTGAAAGAAAAGTCATGATAATACACAAGGAGCTATTTCCTTCAAGGGATAGTCTGTAAATGAGTTTATTGAGCCTGcaacaatgacatctaattgaggggcagacaaagtgacaaatcagagaaagatttgttagaatgagtcagaaatgagatatgcccaattctcatgagagcagacaggaaagggaggctctttaagagcagtgcaggaaAAAAGTCAGTTGgaagtcagtgcagtgagtgtgGCTCTTACATATGCCTCACTTCAGTTTTGCTTTTGTCTGTGACTTCTTTAGTTAGGCTTTGGGATGGCTGACTTTCTACACAGTCTACTTAAACACATTCTTTACAAGACTTTTCACACATATCTCATGGGCTTTCCTTCTTAGTcctacatttttctctctctctctcattattatgtctccttttaaaacttctgtgatggtttgtatatgcttggcccaggaagtggcacttttaggaggcatggtcttgttggaataggggTGGCTTTGTAGGtctgtcactgtggacatggactttaagacctttggtctagctgcctggaagccagtcttctcctagcagccttcagatgaaaatgtagagctctcagttcctcctgcaccatacctgcttggatgttgccatgctcctcccttgatgataatggattgagcCTCTGAACTtataagacagccccaattaaatgtccttataagaatgtactgttcacaacagtaaaaccctaagacaacttcTTAAATTTcactttcatatttcttttatagctaattttatttaatgtgtgttttgcctgcatgaatgatccatgtaccacatgtgtgtctgtgcccaaAGAAGTCAGAGGGTGTTATATCTCATGGAACtagagatggctgtgaaccactgtGTGTTTTGCGAACTGAACCCAGGTGTCCTTAATGGCCGCTCCATCACTCTAGACTTActattttacttccttttcttttttaaagatttatttattttatgtatatgaattctCTATcagcatgtacacctgcatgttAGATgaaacatcagaacccagtataaTTGcatgagagccaccatgtggttattgggaattgaactctggtcctctggaagagcagactgtGTTCTTAACAAGTGAGCCATCCTTCAAGTCCACTATTTTACCTCTTAGTTGTGTAAtgagagggtgttggatttcctaaaactggagttacttTGAGTTgcaatgtgggtactgggaattgaacccaggccttctagaagagcagccaatgctcttagtTACTGAGCTACTGCAGATGAAGAAAGTCTTAGATTATCCTATGATGTACAACATAAACATCTCTTAGTTAGAAGTTCCTTTGTTTGGCAGTGACTAACTGGAATTAGTAAAAGGTACTTGAATCACTCAGAGCTCTGTAGAGAGCTGGTGTCATAAATGCCCATGGATCCAATAGATCTCCTCCAAACTTTAACTTTTGTGCTGTTctttacaaattaataaaaaccaaATTCCACTCCTTGTTATTTGTGCATGCAGTGATCCCTCCAGCCTCTGAAACTGATTCAGGAAAGAGTTCAGGAAGAGCTCACTGTAAACACCAGGAagatcacagcagcagagaggaaGGTCAATGGCTTCCATGCCTTCTGACTCTCAGACCCCGGGAACTCCTGCAGCCTTACCTGCAGCATTTCTATGTCTGAGCACTGTAACTGATGTTGCACATCTGAGATGAAGTCTCCTAGCAACTTGCTCTGCTGAGCATGCTGATTTTCAGATTCTGCCAGGTTGTTGATAATGTTTTCCTTCTCTTGCATCAGCTTCTGCAATTCATTCTTCTCCTCAGAGTCCATGATATCCCTCATTCGTTTAAACTCTGACTGAACATTTTCCACATCTTTCTGTATTTGATTCTTCAGAGATAAGAAAAGGGAGAACTATTAAGGTTGTCAAAACTTGTTGTGTGTGAATTgttgtttttgcatttgtttggttttgttttttcaagacggtttttctgtgtagccctgcctgtcctggaactcactctgtagatccacctgcatctgcctccagagtgctgagattaaaagcatgctccATCATCTCCCAGCCTTGTATGGGAATGGagatagagaaaaggaaggaactcTTAGGGAATCTTGTATAGCCTTTTAGTGTCTGTTAATGACATTCCAATACACAGACCTCTGGTCAGTTTTCCTAAGACCACCTAAGCCAAAATGGAACACCCAGCTATGATCAGCTTTCATACAACTGTCTAAGACAGTTGTTTCTGCCTGTAATATTCCTCATTCT
Proteins encoded in this region:
- the Trim5 gene encoding tripartite motif-containing protein 5 isoform X1 gives rise to the protein MASQFIMNIKEEVTCPICLDLMVEPVSADCGHSFCQACITLNYESIQCNKEEFICPVCRVSYLFRNLRPNRYVANIVERLKEVKPNPEEEQKEFKCARHGEKLQLFCKKDMMAICWLCERSQEHRGHKTVLVEEVAQEYKEQLQVVLQKLMADKKEFENWKDDLQKERTYWENQIQKDVENVQSEFKRMRDIMDSEEKNELQKLMQEKENIINNLAESENQHAQQSKLLGDFISDVQHQLQCSDIEMLQGVENIIKRSHTFLMKKPKTIPREQRRVFRAPNLQGMLQVLQEVTEAQRYWVQVTLVQNNNPNIAITADKRQIRYEDHQARNLEHGCENSHEGVLGHPAIQSGKHYWEVDVSGKGAWVLGLSDGSYLFNPIFRSNAERDHLFRRGIRNDSHYQPKYGFWVIGLWGKSVYSAFEECPFTDKPRVLTLSLMVPPCRIGVFLDYAAGTLSFYNISNNGTLIYRFCTASFPDRVFPYFNPTGSSEPMTICWPDS